GCCTGTATGCCCACATCACAGCTGGTCTTACTATGGCCTGATATGGAATTTTGTAGGAACACATTAAGCGGTAGATCTAAATCGACCGAAGAAAATGAGTCTTCTGAGGCGCTAtcgtcatcatcttccccatgcCCACCAAAGGTTAGCTCGCGTTTTAATTGCAAATTCAAGTCTGAGGTATTCAAAAAGtccatttcaaatattttggaaTTGGTGGATTTGCGTCTATTCGCATGGGAAGAGTTTTCGGGTTTTCTCTTCAATGAGCGTTTGTGTTGGGAGGAATTTAGGGGTTGAGATTTGCGTGAATGGCGAGAGGCTCTAGTCGAATTACGTGATTGATTGTGATTATGATTGGAATCATGAGATTTCTGAGTCTGCTTCAACAGCAAATCTTCATAGGCCGAATGTCTTTTGGACTttttgtcatcatcatcatcgtgtaTCTCCTCAATTTGTGGGCCTTTGCGATTGCCATTATCACTATCATCCGTATCCTCATCGCTTAGGTCTTGCTTGAGCACCACATCCAGGCGTGAGCCTTGTATTTTCAATGAACCCTTGGAGTTTTCATCATCATCAGATGAAGTGGTCATGCCTTGATTCTGCAGAAAGGGCAGTATTAGCTGACCATTTCTGGCTAAGAATTCGGTTATGTCAGCTGGATCTAAAGTACCATGGCCATGTCTTCTTTTGGAACTATGGTTTTTGGTGCTTTGTGTAAAAAGTCCAACTTTATGCCTGGCATTGGGATAGGTGGTCTTCTGCAGAGCTATGATTTGAGATTCTATGGAGGTGCTGCTCTCTCTGCGTCCCACGCCacccccaccaccaccactgttATGCTTGCGTACATTGCCCCCAAAATCTCGGGCTTTTTGATAGCGTTTGCCTCCTCCTGTCGCATGTTTGCCATGGTGATGATGCCTGCCACCTCGGGAACGGGCTACTTTGGTTTTCATCTCCTGAATTTTTACCGAAACTTGAGAATCTACCGAATTGCGGCGAGATTCTACGGAAACATGGCGCACACTAAAACTAATTTCCGAATCCAAAGAATTCTTGCGATGTGCTGCCTGACTGGCGCTATTGGTGGTTGTGGCCGCCCCTGTCAAAGCCATTCGCCGTTTTACAAACTGTGGCAGATAGTTGGCCCAGGTGGAACTTATATCATTGGTTTCCGAGGAATTTAAATCGTTGACATCGAAATTCAAGCCCACCGGATCGGTGTGCGTATTGCATAGGGTGATGGATAGTCTGCCTTTATCTTCGAACTCTTTGCGCTTGGCCCAGGTCTGGGCTATTACCTTGTGTTTGGGCATTTTCACCTCCTCGGAGACATCTTTCCCGCACTTTTTTCTCAGATAACGTTTCCAGGTCTCCAGAGACGAGGGAGTCCAGCACCAAGTGGACATGACAATGCCAGCACCAAATAAGCACAGCAAATGCAGCTGTAGCATGGAAACACTAGGGCgttgggcaaatttacattggACATATTCGTTGTTGAAACGGCCGAAAATCGAGCAGCTATAAAGAGAAAAAGGTATAAATGATGTGAAAACTTTTTTTACTGAACTTAAACCCTCACTTACTTGACATAATCCTTTAGACTATCCGACCAGGCATGTGAGTTCCTAAACTCATTGAAGTGACAGGCTATGGACACCAAAATAAACAGCAAAGTAAACAGGGCGCAGACACCCATTCGGACAATAATCAAATGGATTTTATTGCTGGCCGAGGTTGATTTAATGTCATTGGCAAAATGCTTTAAGCCAAACAACATAATCATGCCTCTTATAATGAAATAACCTCCCACCAGTATAACACCGCACAAGGGCCCCAATAGGAGGCCTGACCTCATGGCATGATTACGATAACCCACAAAACAGATACCCACTATGCTGTTGCCATCAACTTCACTCAAAGCCAAGGTAGTTATGGTCAATACCAAAGGTAAAGACCATGCTATCAAATGGAAATATGACCCCTTTTTATCTATGCGATCTTGAACATTGCCCACAGCTCTTAAATGCCAAGCATAGGTGAGAAAAACAAACCAAACCATGGCGGCTATAAGGAAATAGTAGACTATGACAAAAACCACAACACAGGAAAGATTCTCGCCGGCAGTGGGTTCTGAATGGCGCAAAGTGCCATCCTTGCGGCAGACTATATCATCACGAGAGTCAGGGGTAAACTGGGCCAGCcaactgtaaaaaaaaacaaattttttgtcaCTGTCGGTCTTCAATTATCACCCGCTTCCCCTACTTACCCCAAGCAAGCAATCATAAAGCACATGTTTATGTAAAAAACTATCAAGGCCGGATATTTGCTAGCATTCTCCCAATCTATGATAAATGTGGCCACCACAAATAGATTGGCCAAAAAACATAATGTGGCACCCCAGGCTATTAACTTGTGTATCTGCCTGTGCTCGCCATCTGTGTACAAAGGATCCTTACATCGCACCCCACAGCCTTCCACACCAGCATGATAGCTAACACTGGACTCTGTGGGCACTAAGGGATCCAAACATTCGCCCGTCAGGTTGAATTTCATTTCTCGCACATCATTGTTGCACTTGGAAGGAAAGTGGGTTTCATTGCACTTCAAATATTCCGGAAAATAGGAGGTATTGTACAGTATGCGACAGGGTTCCAAGGTTATGCGGCACATTTCCAAAGAGGGCAAATAAACCATATCTTCGCCATTGATTTTTTCACATTTGGGAGCCAAAACTGCGCATAAAAAAGGctagaagaaaattaaaaataaactattaaatcttcaattgaaatgaaaatgctTGCCACCTCACCTGTATCACTGCCCAACATTTGGGCACATGTTTCAGGGCCATGCTGTTATTCAATCTCTCCTGTATGTCTTTTTGACTATGCGATATGGTCAAATCCAGACTGGTGTATTCATAGGGCAATTTGGCACCCAaacatgtggaaaatttcaatttttcacAACTAGCTTTTCGCACACATTTCACATGTTGCATACTCAGTCCTCGCCCATCCATCCAATGCTTGTCGTCTTTGCCTTTTTTACTGCCATAGATGCGGAAATTACTGGTACCATTAATGGGCTCCAAGGGTGTTAATAAATTTGTGGATATACCGTTGGAAACTGCGGCTGCCGGAAGAAGTTGTGTACCCACCGTTATATTGGCACTGGCATAGTGGGGATAGTTGGTTGGGATTAGATAAAATGCAATTAAAAGGCCGGTGAGTATGTTGAAGGGTGGATGAGAATGTTTCCTGTAAAGCAAAGGAAAGATAAGTGAATTAAAATATGCATGAAATGACAAGGCAGTTATAGGCCTTTGGATGCAAAAACGTTTATTTTTAAAGGTGgggaaaaaaatttggcaaaatttcccatagaaatgaattcttaaaaatttgcctttaaagataaaattttgtcgaaattttcgtAGATGTgtgaaatttttacgaaatttccctcagaaattaaattttgacaaaatttccctcggaaatgaaatttaaaaaaatttcctaagtataaaattttgacaaaatgtccccgacaaaatttcccttttttgaccaaatttcccttagaaattaaattttgacaaaatttctcaaaaaaatttaaaatgttgattaaattttccctagcaatacaattttgacaaatttcccatttatgtgaaatttttgcaaaatttctaatagaaaggaaattttgatagAATATCCCATAGAATAgggatttcgagaaaatttcccataaaattgaaatttttgtcaattttgacaaaattttctactgaaaggaaattttaataaaatttcccataaaaatgaaattttgacaaaatttcccttagaaatgaagttttgacaaaatgtccctaagaaatgaaattttgatcaaatttgccatagaaataaaattttgactaaatttcccTTACAAatgagattttgaaaaaattttccttagaaatgaaatgttgacaaaaatcTCCGTAAtagcgaaattttgacaaaattaccaaatttgggcaacatttcccaaaaataaaaatgttgattATCCCCTAGGAATTGAATTTAGacaaatttcccatataaataaaattttgacaaaattttttgtacaaaggtaattttaacaaaatttctctttgtcatatcaagcatcaaagtcagtcagtatttaagcaagagccggccTCACATTGagattctccgctcgataccgcatgttgtccgcgactgcagttgcagctactccgcatgaagcattccactatacgcaacctgtggaGGCCCCTGGTAGCTCAAAGCTTAGCTTGTGTTTATAGGAGTTAGGAGTCATATGGGTTTCTGGACGTGTGTATCTGAGGAGCTCTTAAAGATCTATCATCCaggcattttattgcaaatacgGATAACTTAAATccaaaacaaaatggaaaaaatcagcAATCGTTGTAACATCTCATGGAAACTGACCGAAGATGGATGGGTTTCTGGAGCCGAACAGAACCACCGATCTTAAGaacggcacgggataactatgagttagttcccgatgtctgtaAAATAGGCAGAGTGGTCCTAGCGAgcgaatttccattcgccgagcatcaatatggatttcgaagactgcatagcacaataaCAGCTTTGCAAGcaatcaccgcacacatttgccgtggcttctaTCAGCCCAGgacatgtgataggacggttctcgtggcactggacctacctcaacgaacatgcctcatatttcgctgcaagtaatctgaagatatctgccaccaaatcttcagccacaatgttcactacaaatacgtgtgaggtgaatactgagctgactagGATGGTCGaaggagaaatgattccgaccatcaagtgtcccaaaatactgggtgtcacatttgacagctcttacacactcttcccacatgccacagcaatttgcgataaagccaaaggcagaaacaaggtcctcaagtcacttgatGGCAGCACTtgaggtgcagacaaagaaaccttgttgaccacgtacaaagcaattggccggtctgtgataagttatgcagcgccagtgtggtctcgtcaccTTTGTGActcgcagtggaataatattcaaatctgtcagaatgccgccctccgaactgcgacgggctgtcttcttagttctcatgtggaccacctccatcaggagacaaagatcctaccagtgcgaagacataaccacATGCTcgctaagcaataccttttgggctgttatcgcagagaccatccaaatcatcattttgtggatagatatctaccgcccagaagccttaaggtacatgatctagagcgtgaggttcagcgctaccagagagaacctctagatcaagcggcatatcatgcAGTTCTAGGATTGATGCTGTCgcgcaagatgtatgtcccgattgtgaccagggaccgcacgatacacgtcacctgtttaactgctcgGCCAGACCCAGttacctgtggacgcacccgatcttagtcgcagagttcctggctcttgatactcaacagaatcaagcagacgaaagatagaacacaataaaccgATATAACAACATGAACACCACAGATGTGGGAGCTCatagctccgatttgtgtggtgttcatcgttatcacgagaattCTAACAGAGTGCTACCGGGCGTGTCCAAAGATGGTACTTTATCACTTAGCATAGCTTATGTtggacagctctcattgatatttgcTTAACATTAAAGATGGACTTATTGCACGAAAAACGCTCTCATAGGTCTCCAAAGCCTTTTTATAGAAACACCAACGGGCCCTGGAGATTTGTAAGGTTATGAGCTGTTTATACCACAGATTACGCTATCTGGACTAATAATAGCTCAACTGCTATGGTCCACTTATTATATGTGTCCCCCTCTCCACCTTATTGGTGGGAGGCATAGATTGCAATATaacactttatttttaaacTCCAATATTTAGCTCGGTGTGTGATGGGGCAACAGAGAAAATGTTAGGTTTCTATCGTAACATTGCATGAGCAGGAGCATGCTGTGGTGCATCCATTGTTATGCATAGCAGCCAAGCTTTTTTTGTAATATAACACTTCCAATTTccctaaaaagaagaaaaattaaaactagcAATACATTCTTTAAACTTACTTTTTGGCGCTCCTCATTCTTGGAGGCTGATTGAATTATAGTTGCTCTGTGCAGTGGagttaaaacaaaagaaaaaaataaaccacAAAATGCAAATATGGCCACAACAAACTTGAATTTAAAACatgttggttttgttgttgtaaataatTCACACtggatttgtttatattttgggTGCTGTCGGTGTTTAAATTATAAAAGCTTTTATTTAGGGATGGccccagcagcagcagcgcaGTTCAACTTCATAGACAGCAGCCACAATTtctctttgttttcttttagaCAACACCCGCCAAAGAAACAACTTATTTCACTCAATAATTAATGCATTACTTGAATATTCTTAATGTTTCAAATAATTTCATGCAATTTGTgtcataaaattaataaaaactaaaCCAACACAAAAACAATGGAAGACGATGTGCACAACTtaaacgaaataaaaataatgacAGCAGCGGCCACAGATGCCGGAGACCACCCAAATAGATGCTTTTTCCAAGAAACAACGTTGCCATATGCTTCGATCCAGAGTAAAATAAAGGTATGTTGACATTTCACCTTGAAAGGGATTAAATTAACAGATATAAGTATACCTTGAGTATGACAAAATGCAATATACCTGAATAATTATAatataacatttatttataCGCTTGttttcattgttcaatttgtatttaaaataatCTAAATAATGTCATATCAAACAGGTGGCATCATTCCTAGGCTGATTCTTTTTGATTCTCTCAATATCTCAATCTCTGCAATATAGAAGGGAGTGAGcaacaagagagagagagagagagagagaacgagATCAATCAAATACACACCACCAGGTAGCAACATCTACATTTCAATCACATGTATGCACCAGGTATTTCTTTCTTTTGCATGAAGATGTTTGGAATATGTGTTGTTAACGGCtaggaaaaattgtaaagaaaacaataataacaaaGTGACGAGACCTTAATTCCTCAGAAAATATCTTGATTTGGTTATAACAACTTATTTCGAGAGAattatgtgttttttatgggagGAAGGATGTTGGTAAAGTAATAAAACAGTTGTACATGTTAATTAAATCCTGGTTTGAATTGCTGACTTAAAAAAAGTAACAGCACagaaaattgcatttacttgattttttttccagttgaaaaaaacagaaaactgATTACTTAACTGTGACTATGAAAAATAAACAAGCAACAGCAAAAGCGTAAAAGAAAAAACAGAATATCttaacttgacttcttaaaggTGCTATaacacggcatgtagatgtcttatgacatgtcactttttgtattcatgtttgtcaaaattgtcaatttaagtCGGGTATTATATTCGGGtttcgcgttgaaactccatataaaaaaaaaacaaacggaaaatttgccgaaatgtgtacgtttcgtcataacttgttttttcatctaggggaaaatttacatttcgggaAGCCCATTGAGAAGGtttgtgaaagaatgtgttgtgcttttggtctgcaattacaacaacaatgtttgaataaaagtggaagatgctgatgcatttgtttctttttgtatttaataattacgaaggggtgggttttggttgaaattataaCACATACACGAATTTCAGTACGACTCGaacactcacatttgtgtgtacaccctgcaaacattttctatcgtacGAGTCACTTATTCTGCACTCAaagaagttgaaaacaatctcaggcgatataattttttactctaatgagtgtctcggtacgggagaaaacgtgccacttggtGATATAcacccatgagtgactaaatagggactaaaaaaagttaaaaattcgattatcaacgtcataaataaaaacaaagacatttttttgctaattttttacCTGTTAGAATGaggcttatttttatttctctttctaatttatttctttttcaaatcGAGATTAATAGttgaagattttatttgcaatgattttccctgactgAGATTTGAAtagccaaccttacgattgtgaggcgtatgctatccctctgtgctaTGCGCCCATCTCCATTGCAGAaggtaaaaaaaatacattgtgTTGGGGTTTTTTGATTTAGcgcccaaaacaacaacaaaaaaatctatttttaaatttgtaacaataaaagttgattatgagaaactaataAGCGGAACATTAATGATAGAATTCCGatagtaatgtattttgttgttttaaatcataaaatctctacaaactatcatacaaaaggaTCTAAAAAGTGACAATCCTGGGAGGGAGTGAGGAAGTCACtttcaaatgtttggagggCACTACATggaagcagctgataaattggtttatgctatattaatttatttatgtaaatggcagcattttggccaaagaaacacaaacaaaatttaatttaataaccttgtcaaaccaccgaaagaatGATTTTCGGaatttttttccacaaaaaagaacgtagtaccagcctttttataaaaatttcaatcaattgcTTTTTCCACATGCGGCTTGTTGTTTCTCCCCACACAGCATAAATGATTAATTGGCTTGAGCAAATTATGGCAGCATGCTGGTGGTACGACCTGCATGTAGATGGTGGCAGCATAAGAAAAAGTGATGCCATATGTAAAATGTTACCTTCCAGTAAAGACATACAATACATAAAGATACTGTATTTCAATTGCGATTTTCCGCGTCAGATGTCGTTAGGAACATATTACGAAATAAGACAATTTTCCAGAATTTATGTTATAAAATTACCTTTTGAAGCAAAGCAAATTTgctattttttattgtttacatgaaaatgatcagatatattgggttgcccaaaaagtaattgcggattttttaaaagaaagtaaatgcatttttaataaaactttgaatgaactttaatcaaatatactttttttctaaagcaagctaaaagtaacagctgataactgacagaagaaagaatgcaattacagagtcacaagctgtgaaaaaatttgtcaacgccgactatatgaaaaatccgcaattactttttgggcaacccaatatttatttgcaggtagtggcagttgcccaataacaaaatattgagtgcattatctgtcaaaatcagtgattagtgcaactctgatatTAAGTatattactagttcgcgccatttttcgttgtttgtgtgtgtttcttactcctcgaaatattcgtctaagagcccataaagtaagtaaattcatgatcgtcatgaccgatctatccgtttgtccatccatccgtctgtctgtcgaaagcacgctaattttcgaaagagttaagctagtcacttgaaattttgcacaaatacttcttattagtgtaggttggttgggattgtaaatggtccatatcggttcatgttttgatatacctgccatataaaccgatcttgaatcttgacttcttgagccactagagggcgcatttggctgaaatcttgcatgaggtgttttgttgtgatttccaacagctgtgcgaaatatggttcaaatcggtccataacctggtatagctgccatataaaccgatctgggatcttgacttctttagcctctagagggcgcagtcattatccgatttggctgaaatttctcgacctctacaggctcaagaagtcaagatgccagatcggattatatgacagctatatcaggttatgaaccgatttgaaccttatttgacacagcagttgaaagtaagaataaaatacattaTACAGAATAAAATACATTcctatccaaatcggataggaatggcgccctctagagactcaagaagtcaagtccccgtatctgtttatatgacagctatatcaggttatgaaccgatttgaaccataattggcacagttgttggatatcatgaataaaatactacgtgccaaaattcattcaaatcggataagaattgagccctctagaggctcaagaagtcaaaacccaagatcagtttatatgacagctatatcaggttatagaccgatttgaaccatacttggcacagttgttggatatcataacaaaacacgtcgtgcaaaatttcattccactcggataagaatgcgcactctagaggctcaaaaagtcaagacccaagatcggtttatatggcagctatatcaaaacatggaccgatatggcccatttacaataccaaccgatctacactaataggaagtatttgtgcaaattttcaagcggctggctttattccttcggaagttagcgtgctttcgacagacagacggacggacggacggacatggctagacataaaatgtcacgacgatcaagaatatatatactttatgtggtctcagacgaatatttcgagtagttacaaacagaatgacgaaattagtataccccccatcctatggtggagggtataaaaatcatttaatttttaaaaaagcatAACTCCCACAAGGGaggccaaaacaaaaaaaacatcacTACAAATCTAAATGCCCTGTTAATTTTCACATCTCCATTTGATACACTGGCTTCAGAGTTAAACTACTTCCTTTGTTCATCACTTCAAAAATTGCAACAGCCTGTGGCTACTTGCCGGGGTTATGACAAAAATTCAGTCAGCTTTGGGTTCATAGTATTCCTTTCAATGTGAGTCCAACAACGGACAATGTTTGCAGCTACTTAGTTTTTACGGAAACTTTTTGTAGCTGCCAACTGCCcacttttatagttttttttttgggcttttCTAATAATTACTTCCGTCGCGTATTTTAATGGTTGGCTTTTCATCGTTCGCCGCCCATAGAAATGCAacacttttttcaaatattaaatgCATGGACAATAGCCAAAAACTAAAACTCCCCAAATGAATGGCAACATCACGAAACTGGGCCTCTAAAATAGTTTTGGGGCCAAACAATGCCAATATGCAACAGAGCATCCAACACGTAGTAGTTGTCCATCgtccaaaaaagaaaatttagttttaattgTCCAAGAGAGTGAGTGTGTAAGTTTAAAACAACAAAGGGACAGGCTAAACTAAAGCAGAATTTAGTAgataacaagtgaaaaggcgttaagttcggccgagccgaactttggatacccatcacctcgggtatatatatatataaaccacctttcgttagcatccagtgaaaaatgcataatttatgcccccatagcagctttatcgaaatatcgtCGGATTTCAATCAAtatcgacatggatattgagtggaataataattttggtctttttggtagccatttccaaatatagaccgatctgaaccataccacacacggatgtcgacaagccttacataagtgactgtgtcaaatttgagcgaaatcggattataaatttgccttttatggggccaagactttaatttaagagatcggtctatatgtcagctatatccaaatctgaaccgatctaagccaaattgaagacggatgtcgaagggcctaacacaactcactgtccaaaatttcagcaaaatcggatagtaaatgcgccttttatggctccaaaaccttaaatcgagagatcggtctatatggcagctatatccaaatctggaccgatctatgccatatttcagaagtatgtcgaggggcttaatcttactcactgtcccaaatttcggcgacatcgaacaataaatgcgcaatttatgggcccaaaaccttaaatcgagagatcggtctatatggcagctatatccaaatctgaaccaatcaatgccatattgcagaagtatgtcgaggggcttaacttaactcactgttccaaatttcagcaaaatcggatactaaatatggcttttatgggcctcagaccataaatcggtggatcgatctatatggcagctacatccaaatctgaaccgatctgagccaaattgaagaagattgtcaaagggcctaacacaacttattgtccaaaattttggcaacatcggacaataaatgcgccttttatggccccaaaaccttaaatcgagagatcggtctatatgacagctatatccaaatctggaacgatctatgccatattgcagaagtatgtcgaggggcttaatcttactcactgtcccaaatttcggcgacatcgaacaataaatgcgcaatttatgggcccaaaactttaaatcgagagattgatatatatggcagctatatccaaatctgaaccgatctgagccaaattgacaaagaatgttgaagggcctaacacaactcactgtctcaaatttcagcaaaatcggataataaatatggcttttaagggcctcataccataaatcggcggatcggtctatatgtcagctatattcaaatctggaacgatctatgccatattgcagaagtatgtcgaggggcttaatcttactcactgtcccaaatttcggcgacatcgaacaataaatgcgcaatttatgggcccaaagccttaaatcggcggatcggtctatatggcagctatattcaaatctgaaccgatctgagccaaattgaagaagagtgtcaaagggactaacacaacttattgtcccaaattttggcgacatcggacaataaatgcgccttttatggccccaaaaccttaaatcgagagatcggtctatatgtcagctatatccaaatctgaaacgatctatgccatattgcaaaagtatgtcgaggggcttaactttactcattgtcccaaattttggcaaaatcgtaaaatgcgccttttatggtcccaagacctacaatcgagagatcggtctatatggcagctatatccaaatctcaaccgatcggagccaaattgaaaatgaatgtCGAATGGgaaaacgcaactcactgtcccaaatttcagcaaaatcggataacaaatgtggcttttatgggcctaagaccctaaatcgcccgatcggtctatataggggctatattaagatatagtccgatatagcccatcttcgaacttaacctgcttatgaacgaaaaaagaatctgtgcaaagtttcagctcaatatctcaatttttaaagactgtagcgtgatttcaacagacaatcggacagatagacggacatggcaagatcgtcttagatttttatgctgatcaagaatatatatactttatggggtcggaaatggatatatcgatgtgttgcaaatggaatgacaaaatgaatattcccccatccttcagtaGTAGGTATCcagattg
The Stomoxys calcitrans chromosome 3, idStoCalc2.1, whole genome shotgun sequence genome window above contains:
- the LOC106089718 gene encoding protein smoothened, translating into STFLFLGNVAQIWKHSHPPFNILTGLLIAFYLIPTNYPHYASANITVGTQLLPAAAVSNGISTNLLTPLEPINGTSNFRIYGSKKGKDDKHWMDGRGLSMQHVKCVRKASCEKLKFSTCLGAKLPYEYTSLDLTISHSQKDIQERLNNSMALKHVPKCWAVIQPFLCAVLAPKCEKINGEDMVYLPSLEMCRITLEPCRILYNTSYFPEYLKCNETHFPSKCNNDVREMKFNLTGECLDPLVPTESSVSYHAGVEGCGVRCKDPLYTDGEHRQIHKLIAWGATLCFLANLFVVATFIIDWENASKYPALIVFYINMCFMIACLGWLAQFTPDSRDDIVCRKDGTLRHSEPTAGENLSCVVVFVIVYYFLIAAMVWFVFLTYAWHLRAVGNVQDRIDKKGSYFHLIAWSLPLVLTITTLALSEVDGNSIVGICFVGYRNHAMRSGLLLGPLCGVILVGGYFIIRGMIMLFGLKHFANDIKSTSASNKIHLIIVRMGVCALFTLLFILVSIACHFNEFRNSHAWSDSLKDYVNCSIFGRFNNEYVQCKFAQRPSVSMLQLHLLCLFGAGIVMSTWCWTPSSLETWKRYLRKKCGKDVSEEVKMPKHKVIAQTWAKRKEFEDKGRLSITLCNTHTDPVGLNFDVNDLNSSETNDISSTWANYLPQFVKRRMALTGAATTTNSASQAAHRKNSLDSEISFSVRHVSVESRRNSVDSQVSVKIQEMKTKVARSRGGRHHHHGKHATGGGKRYQKARDFGGNVRKHNSGGGGGGVGRRESSTSIESQIIALQKTTYPNARHKVGLFTQSTKNHSSKRRHGHGTLDPADITEFLARNGQLILPFLQNQGMTTSSDDDENSKGSLKIQGSRLDVVLKQDLSDEDTDDSDNGNRKGPQIEEIHDDDDDKKSKRHSAYEDLLLKQTQKSHDSNHNHNQSRNSTRASRHSRKSQPLNSSQHKRSLKRKPENSSHANRRKSTNSKIFEMDFLNTSDLNLQLKRELTFGGHGEDDDDSASEDSFSSVDLDLPLNVFLQNSISGHSKTSCDVGIQADAFDLSNRTSADEDDLKKFVHKLTDNNQCRKSRYEEDALEMQSLMGKHKENSLLMSESEKLKMLLLPSK